A region from the Kineothrix sp. IPX-CK genome encodes:
- a CDS encoding enolase C-terminal domain-like protein: MNDVKIEDIQVIVTAPNNINLVAVKVVTNQPGLCGYGCATFTWRYKAVVTAIEEYLAPMLKNKSVHNIEDIWQTMMGSSYWRNGPVLNNAISGIDEALWDIKGKLAGMPLYALLGGKTRTGVALYRHADGNCLEEVEECIRQYIQDGYRYIRCHMGLYGGNAGQVGQWLCKPDDAPEGAYYHPGQYTRSVISLFEKIRIDFGEDLELMHDVHERLTLAESMRLAKDLEPYHLFFLEDALSPEQSDSFRILREHTVTPLAMGELFTAPNDWKALVQNHWIDFIRVHLSDIGGITPAIKLAHFCEAYQVKTAWHGPNDMSPIGAAAGMHIDTAVTNFGIQEYAGFSEKEREVFPGCPEIRRGYAYVSEAPGIGVEIDEKAADKYPPVSMDFSWLYSRLQDGTAVRP, encoded by the coding sequence ATGAATGATGTAAAAATTGAAGATATACAAGTCATCGTGACCGCTCCAAACAATATCAATCTGGTAGCGGTAAAGGTGGTGACCAATCAGCCGGGACTTTGCGGATATGGATGCGCAACCTTCACGTGGCGCTATAAGGCTGTGGTAACGGCTATTGAGGAATATTTGGCGCCGATGCTGAAAAATAAATCGGTCCACAACATAGAGGACATATGGCAGACGATGATGGGCAGCTCCTATTGGAGAAACGGTCCCGTTCTGAACAATGCCATATCCGGCATCGATGAGGCCCTGTGGGATATTAAGGGAAAGCTGGCAGGAATGCCTCTGTACGCTCTCCTCGGCGGCAAAACAAGAACGGGAGTGGCTCTGTACCGCCATGCGGACGGCAACTGCCTGGAGGAAGTAGAGGAATGTATCCGGCAATATATCCAGGACGGATATCGCTACATACGCTGCCATATGGGATTGTATGGGGGGAATGCCGGACAGGTGGGCCAATGGCTGTGCAAGCCCGATGACGCTCCTGAAGGCGCCTATTATCATCCGGGGCAATATACCCGTTCCGTGATTTCTTTATTTGAAAAAATACGTATCGATTTCGGAGAAGACCTGGAGCTGATGCACGATGTACATGAGAGGCTTACTTTGGCAGAAAGCATGCGGCTGGCAAAGGATCTTGAACCGTATCATCTGTTCTTTTTGGAGGATGCACTTTCGCCGGAGCAGTCGGACAGCTTTAGAATATTGAGAGAACATACCGTAACACCTCTTGCCATGGGAGAGCTTTTTACGGCGCCCAACGACTGGAAGGCTCTTGTCCAGAATCATTGGATTGATTTTATAAGAGTACATTTAAGCGATATCGGGGGTATCACTCCGGCGATAAAGCTGGCTCATTTCTGTGAAGCCTATCAGGTGAAGACAGCGTGGCATGGTCCTAATGACATGTCCCCCATAGGTGCCGCCGCAGGCATGCATATCGATACTGCAGTCACTAATTTCGGAATACAGGAATATGCCGGTTTTTCTGAAAAAGAGCGAGAGGTCTTTCCGGGCTGCCCCGAAATCAGGAGAGGCTATGCCTATGTGAGCGAAGCGCCGGGAATCGGTGTGGAAATAGATGAGAAAGCCGCGGATAAATATCCGCCTGTTTCTATGGATTTCAGCTGGCTCTACAGCCGCCTGCAGGACGGAACGGCGGTCAGACCGTAG